Within the Glycine max cultivar Williams 82 chromosome 12, Glycine_max_v4.0, whole genome shotgun sequence genome, the region aattaataaaataataactaattttgaacgataaaaataaattaggaataaaaatagactaaaaaaatctaaaaggattaaaattgCTGACACAAAATTGATGAATgactaaaaaacttaaaaatttaaaataaaaaattgaagaaataaaaacttaatagaccttttttgaataataaattttttctgtGATGATCTCAGTAAGAAAATAAGTGGTGTTTTCTTTATTGTAGATAGTAAAACCTTAGGAAAAGAATATCACATCTCGGTCCATAGATGCAATATCTTACTACTATTTCACTATCTAGATACTCAACCCTCAGTTTTTAgagcttttttttaatttagttaaaattaaaacaatataatcAGATCTAGTATAATAGAGAAATTTTTGGTacagttttgttttttggtgcagaaaatagagaaaatttttaattttgcctGGTAGAACTCGAATATGAGACCTAGTTAAGAGGAAACAATTCTCACGTTAGTTTTCTCTAGATaatagagaaatttaattgaatagtTAATATGTAAAAGAGTTTTAACAAAGGAAGTAAAGAAAACCTTACTAAACTTTCTTTTATTACATATCAAAATAGTACGAAGTTAAAACGTGTccatcagaagaaaaaaaaaacattatagtcTTCTCGGTGGCGAATCTAAGTAACTCAAGACTAAAGGTTGAGGAGTGACACGTGTGGGGTAGAGGCATCATATCATAGCCACACACAGTAGAGGGTGGCATCGGTGCCAATGAGAGAAGATAGTAATGGATAACAAACATGATCACTGATCAAAACTATTCACATCTTCACACAATTCCTCTTCACATTTTTAGATATCATCCTTCTACCTTTGCCTATGGAGGCTTTCTCCGTACAATCACTCACCGCCACCACCATTCCCTCCTCTCTGTCACGTAGAGGTGCCACTGACAAACCTTCTGCCACCTCCCATGTTAACCTTTCCCATTTCATGAGGTACCCTTGTACCACAAgatcaacaaaacaaaaaattctttGCACCAGAGCTCAAGCTTcaggtgatatatatatatatatatatatacatgatgCTCCTTCTCTCTTCCAATATATGTTTCACTTTCAAGGGAgttcatttgtttttctttgttttcctctAAAAGGAAGTTACTAATTCAGATACCTACACATTGCCGACACTTGTTGACATTCTTATTAGGtgtcttatttaaaaattatttttttattgatttgaacacttaaaactgattttaaaagataaatataccattaatttggatattttattatatgttattcATATTTCACTTAGAATATTTTGTTTGTGTGTATGTGTTATCTTCGTGTCGTATCTTACATTAGCCGTGTCCAAGTGGATATCTCCAGAGTCAGTTTTATATAGTGGAAAAGTTACTTAAATTTGTTTAGGTGAACATTTATCTAAAATTAcacatttaaatatgatttcGGATCATCTGACGTGAATCTAAACATGCATGTTGTATACAAGGTTCAACGAAATCTAGTACGGGTAGTGCAGAGGGGATTTCTGAGAAAACAGATTCCAAGGATGACAACTTAGTATTTGTTGCCGGTGCTACTGGTAGAGTTGGTTCACGGACAGTGAGGTACATTTATCAGTTGTTACTTCTGCACTTCGCTTTTTCTAAGATGATAAtctttttcaaaattctaaGAAGTGATGGTCTCTTTCATCCAGGGAGCTTATAAAGCTTGGATTTAGAGTCAGAGCTGGAGTGCGGAGTGCTCAGAGGGCCGGTGCATTAGTTCAGGTAGGGTAAcgattaattatttgaaatatgTTATATGATTAATTTCTTGTGTAAAATAGATATGCATTAAAGATATAAATATGTGCAGAGTGTTGAACAATTGAAGCTTGATGGTGCAAGTGGAGGGGGACAAGGTAAGGCAAGAAAGTTTTGAAATCATTATGTTTCGGTTCTCAATGACAAAATGCTGCTGTATTGAATAACAGAATGATTTTGGGCTTTAGCCCAGCTGtagagaagcttgaaattgtgGAATGTGATTTGGAGAAACCAGAAACAATTGGATCGGCGTTAGGGGATGCGTCAACAGTGATATGTAGCATTGGTGCCAGTGAGAAGGAAGTTTTTGACATCACTGGACCCTTTCGGATAGATTATCAGGCCACCAAAAATCTAATTGATGCTGGTAACAAGAGTTTTCATTATCGTTATGTTTTAGTCCCTATGCTTTTTGTATGTTTTGGTCTTTCTTTgtcttaaaattaagttttcattttttttactgctcAAATTTTGTTAAGCCTTAATCTTGAAACACTAAAACAGACACAAATACTGAAGTCAACCAGGCTTAATCAgttaatgtttattatttatttgttatcttgtttatatttttgtctTGAGGAGTGATTAATTTGCATTGTACTAAATattgaaaacacaaaaatgcgAAATGTTTGTTCTCTCTACCTTGCAGCAACTGTTGCCAAAGTAAATCACTTCATATTGGTTACTTCACTGGGAACAAACAAAATTGGCTTTCCTGCAGCTATCCTTAAGTGAGTATGAAAGCTTTCTCTTGTACTGTGTCCAACAATTTCCATATTTGTAGTTCGTAGTCAAGCAGTAATTATATTCACATATTGAGATCATAAAGCAGTTCAACTGATTGCTAAATTTCCCTTCTGAAGTTTGTTTTGGGGAGTCCTAGTTTGGAAAAGGAAGGCAGAAGAAGCACTGCTGGCCAGTGGACTTCCATACACAGTGAGTCATTCTGAATCTCTGATACTAATTTGACCCAAGTGCAGGGTTCTATTTGACTAATTATTTTGGCACTCTTCAGATAGTGAGACCTGGAGGTATGGAACGGCCTACTGATGCTTTTAAGGAAACTCATAATATAACCCTATCAACGGAAGATACTTTATTTGGGGGTCTGGTGTCAAACCTTCAGGTACTTATCTTGAGAAATGTTTTCATGTATATagctataattatataaattatgataGACATATGGAAGTTGTTAACTCTCTGATTTTCAAGCTTAAAAGTACCCAAGTACTGATAATAAGTAAAAGtaaatgaatttcatttttttactccttgcaaacaaaatgaaatacttTTGTGTATGATGGAATATGTTGACAAGCTAGCTCTCATAGTTTTTTGTATGCAAgttgatagaaaaataatactaataaatgTTATTCTTATCCTACTTTCTTTTTTGGCtctcttttagtttttgaatatattttcttGGTATGAGCATTGCCAATCTAATTTCATAAAAGTCAACAATGCATTGACTGGAAATCTCATGAGGATCATGGTAACGAGTGCCCTAAATGAGAGTGCATTAGTAGCATCAAATGTTACAATTTCTCATTAAACCTTTTTTACTTTGGATTCCTTAACCATTGGATACCGGGTAGCATTTTCCTCCTCATAATCTCCACAATGGTGCAGTGTCAGTATCCGACAACATGTAGACTAcagttttgttgtttttcacttGCATTCTTATCACATATCTAATCTCttgttcttaaattttatttgtacatCCTTCGGTAAGCTTATTCTGAAAATTTTCcagttatattaataaaaattgagcCTCCCatagattttcttttcttatatctAGATTCTAGCATGTAATGTACACAGAACTTTGAATTTGAGT harbors:
- the LOC100779056 gene encoding protein TIC 62, chloroplastic isoform X1, giving the protein MEAFSVQSLTATTIPSSLSRRGATDKPSATSHVNLSHFMRYPCTTRSTKQKILCTRAQASGSTKSSTGSAEGISEKTDSKDDNLVFVAGATGRVGSRTVRELIKLGFRVRAGVRSAQRAGALVQSVEQLKLDGASGGGQAVEKLEIVECDLEKPETIGSALGDASTVICSIGASEKEVFDITGPFRIDYQATKNLIDAATVAKVNHFILVTSLGTNKIGFPAAILNLFWGVLVWKRKAEEALLASGLPYTIVRPGGMERPTDAFKETHNITLSTEDTLFGGLVSNLQIAELLAVMAKNRDLSYCKIVEAIAETTAPLTPMEELLAKIPSQRPYISSPKKPDIAAVSVPDPPANVVTVEPKVATQQETAQPKPVAKQPLSPYIVYDDLKPPSSPSPSQPGGGKPTKISETVPKPSASDTPSSVPGVDGISQTTSSSKVEKPLSPYVAYPDLKPPTSPSPNAPTVSVSTPAAAGVPEIDTISSNGPAQLSAADEPKEEHLPEPKSRPLSPYTMYEDLKPPASPSPSFRNS
- the LOC100779056 gene encoding protein TIC 62, chloroplastic isoform X2, coding for MEAFSVQSLTATTIPSSLSRRGATDKPSATSHVNLSHFMRYPCTTRSTKQKILCTRAQASGSTKSSTGSAEGISEKTDSKDDNLVFVAGATGRVGSRTVRELIKLGFRVRAGVRSAQRAGALVQSVEQLKLDGASGGGQEKLEIVECDLEKPETIGSALGDASTVICSIGASEKEVFDITGPFRIDYQATKNLIDAATVAKVNHFILVTSLGTNKIGFPAAILNLFWGVLVWKRKAEEALLASGLPYTIVRPGGMERPTDAFKETHNITLSTEDTLFGGLVSNLQIAELLAVMAKNRDLSYCKIVEAIAETTAPLTPMEELLAKIPSQRPYISSPKKPDIAAVSVPDPPANVVTVEPKVATQQETAQPKPVAKQPLSPYIVYDDLKPPSSPSPSQPGGGKPTKISETVPKPSASDTPSSVPGVDGISQTTSSSKVEKPLSPYVAYPDLKPPTSPSPNAPTVSVSTPAAAGVPEIDTISSNGPAQLSAADEPKEEHLPEPKSRPLSPYTMYEDLKPPASPSPSFRNS